The proteins below are encoded in one region of Leishmania infantum JPCM5 genome chromosome 16:
- a CDS encoding putative U1 small nuclear ribonucleoprotein, translated as MRGCVERQVLTSRGTPRIGPRRCIHDKLTCVCTPLRAHRGRVRNPIGLPLSPLVHLQRCTKQNEHETPRTAATTHPLHTHTHISLPIYIYIYIMECDEEASRLQRKRVAAHQRQEMHAAWKRTFFQARPPPPSIGRLHRRQQGITKGHSCYNAFNTALALAKQADEDEPTRDAKVEAPLPSSPTLTTSATATAAGTLSKQEAWAAQLQGENERRNPFTDLNVRSDPLRTVVMANLHPETVEEDLRHFSDQFGRVLSVHIVRHYKTGKSRRYAFVEFNLVGEARKAVQFHRKKRLKGYSIIIDWEKGRTEPGFLPKRLLAASSFWTPPANEAGSATSTEIEQAKNVDTAALGTEGVKVAPSMPENDDDFLNAILNS; from the coding sequence atgcgcggctgcgtcgagcGTCAAGTGCTCACGAGCCGCGGCACGCCACGCATAGGGCCACGCCGTTGCATCCACGATAAGCTCACTTGCGTGTGCACGCCCCTGCGTGCACACCGAGGGCGAGTGCGGAACCCTATCGGCCTGCCCCTTTCTCCCCTGGTtcacctgcagcggtgcacgaAACAAAACGAGCACGAGACACCACGCACAGCTGCAACCACCCATCcactacacacacacacacacatttcTCTTccaatatatatatatatatatattatgGAGTGTGATGAAGAAGCGTCGCGACTGCAGCGCAAAAGGGTGGCggcgcatcagcggcaggAGATGCATGCCGCGTGGAAGCGCACTTTCTTTCaggcgaggccgccgccgccttcgatTGGTCGACTGCACCGACGCCAGCAGGGAATCACCAAAGGCCACTCGTGCTACAATGCCTTCAATACCGCactggcgctggcgaagcagGCGGATGAGGACGAGCCCACTCGTGATGCCAAGGTAGAAGCCCCGCTGCCATCTTCGCCAACACTCACGACAAGTGCAACAGCGACTGCGGCTGGCACATTGTCGAAGCAGGAGGCGTGGGCGGCCCAGCTGCAGGGCGAGAATGAGCGGCGCAACCCTTTCACGGACCTCAACGTCCGCTCAGACCCCTTGCGCACTGTTGTCATGGCCAACTTGCATCCCGAGACGGTCGAGGAGGACTTGCGTCACTTTTCGGATCAGTTCGGCCGCGTGCTGAGCGTGCACATTGTGCGCCACTACAAGACCGGCAAGAGTCGTCGTTACGCCTTTGTGGAGTTCAACCTCGTCGGGGAGGCCCGCAAAGCCGTCCAGTTTCACCGCAAGAAGCGACTGAAGGGCTACTCGATCATCATCGACTGGGAGAAGGGCCGCACTGAGCCGGGCTTTCTGCCGAAGCGACTTTTGGCCGCCTCATCCTTTTGGACCCCCCCTGCGAATGAGGCGGGCTCTGCGACCTCAACCGAGATAGAACAGGCGAAAAATGTGGATACTGCGGCGCTGGGCACCGAGGGCGTCAAGGTGGCGCCCTCGATGCCAGAGAATGATGATGACTTCCTCAACGCCATTTTGAACAGCTGA
- a CDS encoding putative kinesin yields MTDGGDYETARVMVSVRVRPKLAHPLTPLQQSERYEKVVCIPSSDKSLRLADCRAKKGTRDLHFAYDHVFDMDATQEDVYEAAVLDCVDSVLAGTNASILTYGQTGSGKTFTVLGKTAVVHDSGKDLHAVGSDTGLLLRSIQDMLIFAERMRAKCERHVVLGMTALEIYMDEIRDLLREGVAGRPLQPIMTRGVLHLPHLTHVPLRTLQDAFHVYERAAARRVQRVTSANDTSSRSHAFFTIEVFQAPITPDHPSPPTLAECCALREARCAASIAAEQKQRGPQLLRSECFEGAANALLGTRSAPVMYSTLTVADLAGSEKAKHAEVRGTGFDELRHINASLTALGNVVHHLYHGTPHIPYRDSKLTMMLRDTFAAPRAQVALFVNVSPTAVTCEETLSSLYFADKIKSMRVLGTGAESPQHAALQSAYLESIYVHDALLAEARIVQVQQEHATGLLQLAAASTPRHPLFQLPFHTPLANGTDKTTRMQVLCTRLRERLAHEESPEARMRNFLETRRRELLRDMLRQYSRRRAEVQTQITTADEAGLDLRAQLSRDESAMRQLLSKVEEATAAVTATRQELIKVKNMRLGELQRLRDFEEAPSEGEGGIVDAHAAHADDEASLAAFEQERATYKKALELAQLLLTLVGLMAPGSTPSPSAHTDGEPAAGHGRRNTTSRSCRDATSTTASSTPSKPASTEAWLRGAVLAMAGNAVVQSSRKHPRQQRQQEKLQPISLPQPFHIVSNFTNVSGDPQPLPKYWSVCHRCEETGKVEADANAGAVAPDAIGKGTSRRPRHLSSFDDPALLTRVTAYMDMGASLTKLDRYGRPHARWFYLSQRNNRLLLCWDESHRGPGLMGGGRVYLDEVVKITLGRSSPAFRKYSTHERKSEVGDFCTSFTLAYRTRARRRHLKFVDVMCRDRVEVETWVVGLAQLAGVFPCFEGARQPIGPEDGYEEEAAVTGSAAAANADAAAAKEAQKELSAVETVLCRSWHIPAQTMLHTRREIETRRQRHQSGRLRLSPGELRERTGLDIFRASALWLHFNREGSVVNPFKELHCYVSDRVPSSVPASGSLPRAMPGCIA; encoded by the coding sequence ATGACAGACGGCGGCGATTATGAGACGGCGCGAGTGATGGTCTCAGTGCGCGTGCGACCGAAGCTTGCACATCCGCTGACCCCCCTCCAGCAGAGTGAGCGCTACGAGAAGGTCGTTTGCATCCCCTCCTCTGACAAGTCGCTGCGACTCGCCGACTGTCGTGCGAAGAAAGGCACTCGCGACCTCCACTTCGCCTACGACCACGTATTCGACATGGACGCGACGCAGGAGGACGTGTACGAGGCCGCCGTGCTCGACTGCGTGGACAGTGTCCTGGCCGGCACGAACGCTTCCATTCTCACATATGGGCAGACCGGCAGCGGAAAGACGTTCACGGTGCTGGGAAAGACGGCCGTCGTGCACGACAGTGGGAAGGACTTGCACGCCGTTGGCTCCGACACGGGCTTGCTCTTACGCTCTATTCAAGACATGCTGATCTTCGCtgagcgcatgcgcgccaAGTGTGAGCGCCACGTTGTGCTCGGCATGACCGCCCTTGAAATCTACATGGACGAGATCCGTGACTTGTTGCGCGAGGGAGTGGCTGgccggccgctgcagcccatCATGACGCGTGGCGTTCTGCATCTGCCGCACCTCACGcatgtgccgctgcgcacgctaCAGGACGCGTTCCACGTGTacgagagagcagcggcgcgccgagtGCAGAGGGTGACTTCTGCGAACGACACTTCCTCTCGCTCGCACGCTTTCTTCACGATCGAGGTGTTTCAGGCCCCCATTACGCCCGACCACCCATCTCCGCCCACCCTGGCTGAGTGCTGCGCGCTGCGGGAGGCACGATGTGCCGCATCGATTGCAGCGGAGCAGAAGCAGAGAGGGCCTCAGCTACTGCGCAGTGAGTGTTTTGAGGGTGCCGCGAACGCGCTGCTTGGCACACGCTCCGCACCTGTCATGTACAGCACACTGACGGTGGCGGACCTTGCAGGCAGTGAGAAGGCGAAGCACGCTGAGGTGCGCGGAACAGGTTTCGACGAACTGCGACACATCAACGCTTCCCTCACCGCACTCGGCAACGTTGTTCACCACCTCTACCACGGTACGCCGCACATTCCATACCGTGACAGCAAGCTCACAATGATGCTGCGCGACACGTTTGCGGCTCCCCGTGCGCAGGTGGCACTCTTCGTGAATGTGAGCCCGACAGCTGTGACGTGTGAGGAGACGCTCTCGTCACTCTACTTTGCTGACAAGATAAAGAGCATGAGGGTGCttggcaccggcgccgagTCGCCACAGCATGCCGCACTCCAGTCAGCGTACTTGGAGTCCATTTACGTCCACGACGCTCTCCTCGCTGAGGCACGCATCGTTCAGGTTCAACAAGAGCACGCGACGGGgcttctgcagctcgcggcggcgtcaaCGCCGCGACACCCTCTGTTCCAGCTACCTTTTCACACGCCCCTGGCCAACGGCACGGACAAGACAACCCGAATGCAAGTTTTGTGCACGCGCCTAAGGGAACGGCTGGCGCATGAAGAGAGCCCCGAGGCTCGCATGCGCAACTTCCTCGAGACGCGACGGAGAGAGCTCTTGAGGGACATGCTGAGGCAGTATagtcgacgccgcgctgagGTGCAAACGCAAATCACCACCGCTGATGAGGCGGGCCTCGATCTACGCGCCCAACTGTCTCGTGATGAGTCTGCCATGCGCCAGCTTCTCAgcaaggtggaggaggctaCTGCGGCCGTCACGGCAACACGGCAGGAGCTGATAAAAGTCAAAAATATGCGATTAggggagctgcagcgcttgcgcgacttcgaggaggcgccgAGCGAGGGTGAAGGGGGCATCgtagacgcgcacgcagcccaTGCCGACGATGAGGCGAGTCTGGCCGCCTTTGAGCAAGAAAGGGCTACATACAAgaaggcgctggagctggcgcagcttcTTCTCACGCTCGTGGGACTCATGGCTCCTGGATCTACTCCTTCACCAtctgcgcacacagacgGTGAGCCGGCTGCTGGTCATGGTCGACGGAACACCACCTCCCGCAGTTGCAGAGACGCCACATCCACCACGGCGTCTTCCACCCCTTCCAAGCCTGCTTCTACCGAGGCGTGGCTGCGAGGCGCTGTACTGGCGATGGCAGGCAACGCTGTTGTGCAGTCTTCAAGGAAACACCCgaggcagcaacggcagcaggagAAACTCCAGCCGATTTCTCTACCGCAGCCGTTTCACATCGTCAGCAACTTCACCAACGTCAGTGGAGATCCACAGCCTCTTCCCAAGTACTGGAGCGTGTGTCACAGGTGCGAGGAGACGGGGAAGGTAGAGGCGGATGccaacgccggcgctgttGCCCCCGATGCGATTGGGAAGGGCACCAGCCGCAGGCCCCGCCACCTCTCTTCCTTCGACGACCCTGCGCTTCTGACACGGGTGACCGCTTACATGGACATGGGCGCCTCTCTCACGAAGCTCGACCGCTATGGTCGCCCACACGCGCGTTGGTTTTACCTCTCACAGAGAAACAACCGTCTGCTGTTGTGTTGGGATGAGTCGCATCGTGGGCCGGGGCTAATGGGCGGTGGCCGTGTGTACTTGGATGAGGTGGTGAAGATCACGTTGGGGCGCTCCTCGCCTGCCTTTCGTAAGTACTCCACCCACGAGCGCAAGAGCGAAGTTGGTGACTTCTGTACTTCCTTCACTCTCGCCTATCGAACCCGCGCACGTAGGCGGCACTTGAAGTTTGTTGATGTCATGTGCCGTGATCGGGTAGAGGTGGAGACGTGGGTTGTTGGTCTCGCTCAATTGGCCGGCGTCTTCCCGTGCTTCGAAGGCGCGCGCCAACCCATCGGGCCGGAGGATGGATacgaggaagaggcagcggtcacgggcagcgccgccgccgccaacgccgatgccgcggcagccaaAGAGGCGCAGAAGGAGCTCTCTGCCGTCGAGACGGTGCTGTGCCGTAGCTGGCACATTCCTGCTCAAACGATGCTGCACACTCGGCGAGAGATCGAGACACGtcgacagcgccaccagtCTGGCCGGCTGCGCCTGAGCCCTGGTGAGCTGCGCGAACGGACGGGGCTCGACATCTTCAGAGCCAGTGCGTTGTGGCTGCACTTCAACCGGGAAGGCAGTGTGGTAAATCCGTTCAAGGAGCTGCACTGCTACGTATCTGATCGGGTTCCGTCGTCGGTGCCGGCTTCTGGATCGCTTCCTCGAGCGATGCCCGGCTGCATTGCCTGA
- the EIF4G3 gene encoding putative eukaryotic translation initiation factor 4 gamma: MQFTVEQIRSVRNNYLEPPYPGFSLDEVVRRRRLTQTKLVRGENAWVAKGTAQTTEEWVQRLLHGTLNKLTEENKDIMIDKLLTKELFATEDIMNMVVNIIFKKALDEPENSKLYAGVCHSLALYEANVLRDGHKGERPQSQLRDAIISTVQHEFRTLSKELSKMEDKSEEELEYERSNVMRRKRSNMRFIGELYLCTALTHSTMFTVMDLTMRCSDKTGFPSSENIELLAALLNTIGDRLDQNHKKTLDRYFTSLENFNKKPDCPYPPRIRFKIMDLLDLRKRGWGSKPKPVKAALPPSHGKDKKCATAPPPKKGGRDQGSAAAASKSWRDAATMKTGTAAAPASSTGKGLNGRGTSSASPAANTTALSTSAAVTVAATAPAGASFRDEASPQVPLVKFELRVASMFQEWVADRTNDVILHWVDQFNTCDRFFESESELCVAVAQEVIHSACTTTRKDAQREAFSFLVVGLYMIDTEVFDGFASALASAIEDGLLEDVPKFGERFMSMLRLTSTEQETRADVYFDAANVLRLTYNRLESPDDSAVDTLMSFWDRVPLPSTDEENMIRMDLDVVYSLCNPEGAQDGLEKLLSRIIHSMLQMQLMDAEVLDEFLCLDVQEGVCAKVIADYKERFPK, translated from the coding sequence ATGCAGTTCACCGTGGAGCAGATTCGCAGTGTGCGAAACAACTACCTTGAGCCGCCGTACCCGGGCTTTTCTCTGGATGAAGTGgtacgacgccgccgcctgacGCAGACGAAGCTGGTGCGCGGTGAGAATGCCTGGGTTGCGAAGGGCACCGCTCAGACGACGGAGGAGTGGGtgcagcgactgctgcaTGGCACACTGAACAAGCTGACAGAGGAGAACAAGGACATCATGATTGATAAGCTACTCACCAAAGAGCTCTTTGCCACGGAGGATATTATGAACATGGTCGTCAACATCATCTTCAAGAAGGCGCTGGACGAGCCAGAGAACAGCAAGCTGTACGCCGGCGTGTGCCACAGCCTTGCCTTATACGAGGCGAACGTTTTGCGCGATGGCCACAAGGGCGAGCGACCAcagtcgcagctgcgcgacgccaTTATCAGCACTGTGCAGCACGAGTTCCGAACGCTCTCCAAGGAGCTGTCGAAGATGGAGGACAAGTCagaggaggagctcgagTACGAGCGGTCCAACGTGATGCGGCGCAAACGGTCGAACATGCGCTTTATCGGTGAGCTGTACCTTTGCACGGCCCTGACGCACTCGACCATGTTCACCGTCATGGATCTgacgatgcgctgcagcgacaaGACGGGCTTTCCCAGCAGCGAGAACATCGAACTGCTCGCCGCGCTCCTCAACACAATCGGCGATCGACTAGATCAGAACCACAAGAAGACGCTAGACCGCTACTTCACCTCCCTCGAGAACTTCAATAAGAAGCCCGACTGCCCGTACCCGCCGCGCATTCGCTTCAAGATTATGGACCTGCTGGATCTGCGCAAGCGCGGTTGGGGCTCAAAGCCGAAGCCCGTCAAGGCAGCCCTGCCGCCAAGCCACGGCAAGGATAAAAAGTGCGCCACGGCCCCGCCCCCGAAGAAGGGCGGCCGTGACcagggcagcgccgccgctgcgtcgaaGAGCtggcgcgacgccgccacgatGAAGACAGGtactgcggcagcaccggcgtcTTCCACCGGTAAGGGGCTGAACGGGCGCGGCACGTCGAGTGCCTCGCCGGCAGCCAACACAACAGCGTTGTCCACCTCAGCGGCGGTCACGGTCGCTGCCACTGCACCTGCCGGTGCCTCGTTCCGCGACGAAGCGTCGCCGCAGGTGCCGCTCGTGAAGTTCGAGCTGCGTGTGGCGTCGATGTTCCAGGAGTGGGTGGCAGACCGCACGAACGACGTCATCCTCCACTGGGTCGATCAGTTCAACACATGCGACCGCTTTTTTGAGTCGGAGAGCGAACTTTGCGTGGCAGTGGCGCAGGAGGTGATCCACTCGGCTTGCACGACCACCCGCAAGGACGCCCAGCGCGAGGCTTTCAGCTTCCTTGTCGTCGGGCTGTACATGATCGACACGGAGGTGTTCGACGGCTTTGCCAGCGCTCTCGCCTCTGCCATCGAGGACGGCCTTTTGGAAGATGTCCCAAAGTTTGGGGAGCGCTTCATGAGTATGCTGCGCCTCACCTCCACTGAGCAGGAGACGCGCGCCGATGTGTACTTCGATGCGGCGAACGTGCTGCGACTGACATACAATCGGCTGGAGAGCCCCGACGACTCCGCCGTGGATACGTTGATGTCCTTCTGGGAtcgcgtgccgctgccgtccacCGACGAGGAGAACATGATTCGCATGGACCTCGATGTTGTGTACAGCCTCTGCAACCCCGAGGGGGCGCAGGACGGgctggagaagctgctcaGTCGCATTATCCACTCGATGCTGCAGATGCAGCTGATGgacgcggaggtgctggacgAGTTCCTCTGCTTGGATGTGCAGGAGGGGGTTTGTGCCAAGGTCATTGCCGACTACAAGGAGCGCTTCCCCAAGTAA
- a CDS encoding prohibitin, protein MSKLLQKVAIGAMAAGLSVYSCCFVVYPGEACILYNKISGLKDSVYGEGLQGRIIGLDEVLRFNVRVRPRTLHTMTGTKDLQMVNVRLRVLFRPMADRLPQIYRTFGLDYDERILPSVSNEILKAVVAEYKAEELIQKRDAVSARIYQLMQEKVNQFGLIIEDLSLVDIQFGADFMTAVEQKQVAQQEAERYRYVVMENEQKRRAAVVRAEGEAESARLISEAIQKSGSGLLELRRIEAAVEVANQIVPMQNVTFVPKDANMLMSMSR, encoded by the coding sequence ATgtcgaagctgctgcagaaggtTGCCATCGGTGCGATGGCTGCCGGCCTTAGCGTGTACAGCTGCTGCTTTGTGGTCTACCCAGGTGAGGCGTGCATTCTGTACAACAAGATCAGCGGACTGAAGGACTCCGTGTACGGCGAAGGCCTTCAGGGGCGCATCATCGGCCTGGACGAAGTCTTGCGCTTCAACGTGCGGGTGCGCCCGCGCACGCTGCACACAATGACCGGCACAAAGGATCTGCAGATGGTGaacgtgcggctgcgcgtgcttTTCCGTCCCATGGCTGACCGCCTCCCGCAGATCTACCGCACCTTCGGTCTCGACTACGACGAGCGCATCCTGCCATCTGTCAGCAACGAAATCCTGAAGGCGGTTGTGGCGGAGTacaaggcggaggagctcaTTCAAAAGCGCGACGCCGTCTCCGCGCGCATTTACCAGCTCATGCAGGAGAAGGTGAATCAGTTCGGTCTCATCATTGAAGACCTCTCGCTGGTAGACATCCAGTTTGGCGCCGACTTCatgacggcggtggagcagaAGCAGGTAGCCCAGCAGGAAGCAGAGCGCTACCGCTATGTCGTGATGGAGAATGAGCAGAagcgccgtgctgccgtggtgcgcGCCGAGGGTGAGGCGGAGTCGGCGCGGCTCATTTCGGAGGCCATTCAGAAATCCGGGTCCGgcctgctggagctgcgccgcatcgagGCAGCCGTGGAGGTGGCTAATCAGATCGTGCCCATGCAGAACGTTACGTTCGTACCGAAGGATGCGAACATGTTGATGAGCATGTCGAGGTGA